One part of the Anguilla anguilla isolate fAngAng1 chromosome 11, fAngAng1.pri, whole genome shotgun sequence genome encodes these proteins:
- the rnf207b gene encoding RING finger protein 207 isoform X2, which translates to MLLGEIDEFIHQSIVKGISALPQEDRLLKFLVDNSADSEETVQCANCDLECKKQDVDAMYYCNTCSQPLCADCREATHKARMFSRHEIVSLAKRTKEAHKKCSLHEELYIMFSTEKKSMLCINCFRDMQVESRAHCIDIETAYIQGCEKLDQAVLAVKELQTSAREAIILLKAMIGEVRANVDEEENAISTLFNNMQEKLAERKKILLKAAQSQHEEKERAFKEQLSHLAALLPTLQVHLVTCSAFLSSANKFEFLDMGYQLMERLKKIVKLPHRLRPAQSSKINTEYRSEFARCLESLLLLGQRRSVSATGSVSGLGHGNAGGLLQSSLSAPCHSPSTIDMSLGSSAVRKPTSHRYISTKVLLADGGETPFAEHCRNYENSYRTLQTEIQKLKDQVQEIHRDLTKHHSLMKTDTMSEILERSLHMDGEIASEYSAVEMMRAMFEEIWEETFQRVVNEQEIYEAQLHDLLQLKQENTYLTTIARQIGPYIRSIAKVKERLEPRLKEPKELKDDRTETMLKVYEDTTMGTETQHRNDLTCGAEDNREKLLDNRSLNILSDETALKSKDFYWAGKQKNATETPNRKELPL; encoded by the exons ATGCTCCTGGGAGAGATAGACGAGTTCAT ACACCAGTCAATCGTGAAAGGGATCAGTGCACTTCCCCAAGAGGACCGCTTGCTCAAGTTCCTGGTGGATAATTCGGCTGACAGTGAAGAGACAGTGCAGTGCGCCAACTGTGACCTGGAGTGCAAGAAACAG GATGTGGATGCAATGTATTATTGCAACACTTGTAGCCAGCCCCTGTGCGCAGACTGCAGGGAAGCCACACACAAGGCAAGGATGTTCTCCCGGCACGAGATCGTCTCCCTGGCCAAACGTaccaaggaggcccacaaaaaGTGCT ccctgcaTGAGGAACTCTACATCATGTTTTCCACAGAAAAGAAGTCCATGCTGTGCATCAACTGTTTCAGAGACATGCAAGT GGAGAGCAGAGCACACTGCATTGATATTGAGACGGCGTATATACAAGGCTGTGAAAAACTGGACCAGGCCGTACTT GCGGTGAAGGAGCTGCAGACATCAGCCCGAGAGGCCATCATCCTGCTCAAGGCCATGATCGGGGAGGTGAGGGCCAACGTGGACGAGGAGGAAAACGCCATCAGCACGCTTTTTAACAACATGCAG GAAAAACTGGCTGAAAGGAAGAAGATTCTTCTGAAAGCTGCTCAGAG CCAACacgaggagaaggagagagcttTCAAAGAGCAGCTGTCACACCTGGCAGCCCTCCTGCCCACCCTCCAG GTTCACCTGGTCACCTGCTCTGCCTTCCTCAGCTCAGCCAACAAGTTTGAATTCCTGGACATGGGCTAT cAACTGATGGAGAGGCTGAAGAAGATAGTGAAACTACCACACAGACTGAGGCCAGCTCAGAGCAGCAAG ATCAACACGGAATACCGGTCTGAGTTCGCCCGCTGCCTGGagtctctgctgctgctgggccagCGGCGATCGGTGTCCGCCACCGGGAGCGTCTCCGGGCTGGGCCACGGCAACGCCGGCGGACT CCTTCAGTCCTCCCTCTCTGCACCTTGCCACTCCCCCTCCACCATTGATATGTCCCTTGGCTCGTCTGCGGTACGCAAGCCCACCTCCCACCGCTACATCAGCACCAAGGTCCTGCTGGCCGATGGTGGGGAAACGCCCTTCGCCGAGCACTGCCGCAACTACGAGAACAGCTACAGG ACTCTGCAGACAGAGATCCAGAAGCTGAAGGACCAGGTGCAGGAGATTCACAGGGACCTGACCAAGCACCACTCTCTCATGAAGACCGACACCATGAGCGAGATCCTGGAGAGGTCCCTGCACATGGACGGCGAGATCGCGTCCGAGTACTCCGCCGTGGAGATGATGAGGGCCATGTTTGAGGAG ATCTGGGAAGAGACGTTTCAAAGGGTGGTGAATGAGCAGGAAATCTACGAAG CACAGCTACATgacctgctgcagctgaagcaggagaACACCTATCTGACCACCATCGCCCGGCAGATCGGACCCTACATCCGCTCCATTGCCAAGGTCAAGGAGCGCCTGGAGCCCAG ACTGAAGGAACCCAAGGAGCTGAAAGATGACCGCACTGAGACTATGCTGAAGGTCTATGAGGACACCACAATGGGGACCGAGACTCAACACAG GAATGACCTGACTTGTGGAGCAGAAGACAACCGTGAGAAGCTCTTGGACAACCGATCACTTAATATCCTGTCTGACGAAACTGCACTCAAGAGCAAGGATTTCTATTGGGCGGGGAAACAGAAGAATGCCACCGAGACACCCAATCGCAAAGAACTGCCACTATAA
- the rnf207b gene encoding RING finger protein 207 isoform X1, with protein sequence MSGGIFCPLDNLYDPDSANCHPLVCYLCHEQYEHPCLLDCYHTFCASCLRGRAVDSRLTCPLCGHQSIVKGISALPQEDRLLKFLVDNSADSEETVQCANCDLECKKQDVDAMYYCNTCSQPLCADCREATHKARMFSRHEIVSLAKRTKEAHKKCSLHEELYIMFSTEKKSMLCINCFRDMQVESRAHCIDIETAYIQGCEKLDQAVLAVKELQTSAREAIILLKAMIGEVRANVDEEENAISTLFNNMQEKLAERKKILLKAAQSQHEEKERAFKEQLSHLAALLPTLQVHLVTCSAFLSSANKFEFLDMGYQLMERLKKIVKLPHRLRPAQSSKINTEYRSEFARCLESLLLLGQRRSVSATGSVSGLGHGNAGGLLQSSLSAPCHSPSTIDMSLGSSAVRKPTSHRYISTKVLLADGGETPFAEHCRNYENSYRTLQTEIQKLKDQVQEIHRDLTKHHSLMKTDTMSEILERSLHMDGEIASEYSAVEMMRAMFEEIWEETFQRVVNEQEIYEAQLHDLLQLKQENTYLTTIARQIGPYIRSIAKVKERLEPRLKEPKELKDDRTETMLKVYEDTTMGTETQHRNDLTCGAEDNREKLLDNRSLNILSDETALKSKDFYWAGKQKNATETPNRKELPL encoded by the exons ATGTCTGGAGGAATCTTCTGTCCATTGGATAATCTGTATGACCCAGACAGTGCCAACTGCCACCCTCTGGTGTGCTACCTGTGTCATGAACAGTATGAGCACCCTTGCCTGCTTGACTGTTATCACACCTTCTGTGCCAGTTGTTTGCGTGGCAGAGCCGTGGACAGTCGCCTCACCTGCCCCCTCTGTGG ACACCAGTCAATCGTGAAAGGGATCAGTGCACTTCCCCAAGAGGACCGCTTGCTCAAGTTCCTGGTGGATAATTCGGCTGACAGTGAAGAGACAGTGCAGTGCGCCAACTGTGACCTGGAGTGCAAGAAACAG GATGTGGATGCAATGTATTATTGCAACACTTGTAGCCAGCCCCTGTGCGCAGACTGCAGGGAAGCCACACACAAGGCAAGGATGTTCTCCCGGCACGAGATCGTCTCCCTGGCCAAACGTaccaaggaggcccacaaaaaGTGCT ccctgcaTGAGGAACTCTACATCATGTTTTCCACAGAAAAGAAGTCCATGCTGTGCATCAACTGTTTCAGAGACATGCAAGT GGAGAGCAGAGCACACTGCATTGATATTGAGACGGCGTATATACAAGGCTGTGAAAAACTGGACCAGGCCGTACTT GCGGTGAAGGAGCTGCAGACATCAGCCCGAGAGGCCATCATCCTGCTCAAGGCCATGATCGGGGAGGTGAGGGCCAACGTGGACGAGGAGGAAAACGCCATCAGCACGCTTTTTAACAACATGCAG GAAAAACTGGCTGAAAGGAAGAAGATTCTTCTGAAAGCTGCTCAGAG CCAACacgaggagaaggagagagcttTCAAAGAGCAGCTGTCACACCTGGCAGCCCTCCTGCCCACCCTCCAG GTTCACCTGGTCACCTGCTCTGCCTTCCTCAGCTCAGCCAACAAGTTTGAATTCCTGGACATGGGCTAT cAACTGATGGAGAGGCTGAAGAAGATAGTGAAACTACCACACAGACTGAGGCCAGCTCAGAGCAGCAAG ATCAACACGGAATACCGGTCTGAGTTCGCCCGCTGCCTGGagtctctgctgctgctgggccagCGGCGATCGGTGTCCGCCACCGGGAGCGTCTCCGGGCTGGGCCACGGCAACGCCGGCGGACT CCTTCAGTCCTCCCTCTCTGCACCTTGCCACTCCCCCTCCACCATTGATATGTCCCTTGGCTCGTCTGCGGTACGCAAGCCCACCTCCCACCGCTACATCAGCACCAAGGTCCTGCTGGCCGATGGTGGGGAAACGCCCTTCGCCGAGCACTGCCGCAACTACGAGAACAGCTACAGG ACTCTGCAGACAGAGATCCAGAAGCTGAAGGACCAGGTGCAGGAGATTCACAGGGACCTGACCAAGCACCACTCTCTCATGAAGACCGACACCATGAGCGAGATCCTGGAGAGGTCCCTGCACATGGACGGCGAGATCGCGTCCGAGTACTCCGCCGTGGAGATGATGAGGGCCATGTTTGAGGAG ATCTGGGAAGAGACGTTTCAAAGGGTGGTGAATGAGCAGGAAATCTACGAAG CACAGCTACATgacctgctgcagctgaagcaggagaACACCTATCTGACCACCATCGCCCGGCAGATCGGACCCTACATCCGCTCCATTGCCAAGGTCAAGGAGCGCCTGGAGCCCAG ACTGAAGGAACCCAAGGAGCTGAAAGATGACCGCACTGAGACTATGCTGAAGGTCTATGAGGACACCACAATGGGGACCGAGACTCAACACAG GAATGACCTGACTTGTGGAGCAGAAGACAACCGTGAGAAGCTCTTGGACAACCGATCACTTAATATCCTGTCTGACGAAACTGCACTCAAGAGCAAGGATTTCTATTGGGCGGGGAAACAGAAGAATGCCACCGAGACACCCAATCGCAAAGAACTGCCACTATAA